The Desulfobacterales bacterium genome includes a window with the following:
- the hflX gene encoding GTPase HflX, with protein MKRIYGNTGGLKANHFRRLENLYRRRIPPDFLITSELTRDICLISHELRRQIGLLIDRNGQISYVIVGDHQKIVIPDTDAYRITPGRLKGLRCVHTHLGDEPLTRDDLTDLALLRLDMMAAVTINADGLPRQVHAGHILPGDTAEAPYQQLPPLSPHQLEIGCLQMIKALEDELAHVRASYNADLKKERALLVSVSTAPKKVSLDSMAELKELALSGGIHVIGTVLQHRNQTDTRFLMGIGKLQELTILALQKDVTLIVFDQELNASQIRSITDQVALKVIDRTQLIFDIFAQRAQTREGKLQVELAQLKYLLPRLVMKNTAMSRLTGGIGGRGPGETKLEINRRRVRDRIGRLEKALTQVRKHRKQQKARRQKKGLPVISIIGYTNAGKSTLLNSLTKSNELAESRLFATLDPASRRLKFPRDIEVIITDTVGFIKNLPKDLMVAFRATLEELESADLLLHVIDISNPRFEDQVESVEKILTDLNLHRIPTIRVLNKKDRVPPETLPGFVRSIKGIAISANNSATLGDLIQAMASSISPNAV; from the coding sequence ATGAAGCGGATTTATGGAAATACCGGCGGGCTGAAAGCAAACCATTTTCGCCGGCTGGAAAATCTTTACCGACGTCGAATCCCCCCTGATTTTCTAATAACCAGCGAACTCACCCGCGACATCTGCCTCATCTCGCATGAATTGCGCCGCCAGATCGGCCTGTTGATAGACCGCAACGGCCAGATTTCCTATGTCATTGTCGGCGATCATCAAAAAATTGTCATCCCCGATACCGACGCCTATCGCATTACGCCCGGCCGACTTAAAGGATTACGGTGCGTGCATACCCATCTCGGCGACGAGCCCCTTACCCGGGACGATCTGACCGATTTAGCCCTGCTGCGCCTGGACATGATGGCCGCCGTCACCATTAACGCGGACGGGCTGCCCCGTCAGGTCCACGCCGGCCACATTCTGCCGGGAGACACGGCCGAGGCCCCCTATCAACAACTGCCGCCGCTATCTCCGCATCAGCTTGAAATCGGCTGTCTGCAGATGATAAAGGCCCTTGAGGATGAACTCGCCCATGTCCGGGCTTCTTATAATGCCGACCTGAAAAAAGAACGCGCGCTGCTGGTAAGCGTATCCACCGCACCCAAAAAAGTTTCCCTTGACAGCATGGCGGAACTAAAAGAGCTTGCCCTGTCGGGCGGAATTCATGTTATCGGAACCGTGCTGCAGCATCGAAACCAGACCGACACCCGGTTCCTGATGGGCATCGGAAAGCTCCAGGAACTAACCATTCTGGCGCTGCAGAAGGACGTCACCCTCATCGTTTTTGACCAGGAATTGAATGCGTCGCAAATTCGCTCCATAACGGACCAGGTCGCACTTAAGGTCATCGACCGGACCCAATTGATTTTCGATATATTTGCCCAGCGCGCCCAAACCCGGGAAGGTAAACTTCAGGTCGAACTGGCCCAGCTCAAGTACCTGCTGCCGAGGCTGGTAATGAAAAACACGGCCATGTCGCGCTTGACCGGCGGCATCGGCGGCCGCGGTCCGGGGGAAACCAAGCTGGAAATTAACCGGCGTCGGGTCCGCGACCGGATCGGACGGCTTGAAAAGGCGTTGACCCAGGTCCGCAAACACAGGAAGCAGCAAAAAGCCCGCCGGCAAAAAAAAGGGCTGCCGGTTATTTCCATCATCGGATACACCAATGCCGGGAAATCGACCCTGCTCAATTCGCTCACCAAAAGCAACGAGCTGGCCGAAAGCCGCCTGTTTGCCACCTTGGATCCTGCCAGCCGGCGTTTGAAATTTCCCCGGGACATTGAGGTCATCATCACGGATACGGTGGGGTTTATCAAGAATCTCCCCAAGGATTTGATGGTGGCTTTTCGCGCCACTCTGGAAGAACTTGAAAGCGCTGATCTCTTACTGCATGTTATTGATATCAGCAATCCGCGCTTCGAAGACCAAGTTGAATCCGTTGAAAAAATCCTAACCGATCTGAACCTGCACCGGATCCCTACGATCCGGGTATTGAACAAAAAAGACCGGGTGCCGCCTGAAACACTCCCCGGTTTCGTCCGGTCGATTAAAGGAATCGCTATTTCAGCCAATAACAGCGCCACCCTCGGCGACTTGATCCAGGCAATGGCTTCCAGCATTAGCCCTAACGCAGTATAA
- the dnaB gene encoding replicative DNA helicase, with amino-acid sequence MAGSRLQTQKDPLLQHLPPQSLEAEESILSAILIDNQTLLDIMDILGPADFYRSAHQKIFSAITELFSKNEPVDLVTLSNLLREKGELEATGGASYLASIVDTVPLAVNAQHYAKIIRDKACLRRLIEKANAISKQCFQNPGDVSEVIDFAENAIFEISQNKIRPAFFPLGKIIEDNIDTLEERQGNKSLVTGVPTGFTDLDGLTSGFQNSDLIILAGRPSMGKTAFALNIARNVAVEANIPVAIFSLEMAKEQLSMRMLCTEAKIDSSRLRSGFFGKKDWVKLTDAAGILADAPIFIDDSPDISVVEIRAKARRLKIDKDIGLIIIDYLQLMKTRASAERRDLEISEISRSLKILAKELSLPVIALSQLNRKLEERQDKRPLLSDLRESGALEQDADVVAFIYRDEVYNKDENNPKKGTAEILLKKQRNGPIGDVNIKFFGAYTRFENLTTRE; translated from the coding sequence ATGGCCGGCAGCCGATTACAAACCCAAAAAGATCCTTTACTCCAGCACCTTCCTCCTCAAAGTCTTGAGGCGGAAGAATCGATCCTGAGCGCCATTTTAATTGATAACCAAACGCTGCTGGATATCATGGACATCCTGGGGCCGGCGGATTTCTATCGATCCGCCCACCAAAAAATCTTTTCCGCCATCACCGAACTTTTTTCCAAAAACGAACCGGTGGACCTTGTCACCCTGAGCAACCTGCTGCGGGAGAAAGGCGAACTGGAAGCAACCGGCGGGGCATCTTATCTTGCCTCCATCGTAGACACCGTCCCGCTGGCCGTCAATGCCCAGCATTATGCTAAAATCATTCGTGATAAGGCCTGCCTGCGCCGCCTGATCGAAAAAGCCAATGCCATCAGTAAACAGTGTTTCCAAAACCCGGGCGACGTCTCCGAGGTCATCGATTTTGCCGAAAACGCGATTTTCGAAATATCCCAGAACAAAATCCGGCCGGCCTTTTTCCCCCTCGGCAAAATAATCGAAGACAATATCGATACCCTGGAAGAACGTCAGGGCAACAAGAGTCTGGTTACCGGTGTTCCCACCGGATTTACCGACCTTGACGGCCTGACATCCGGCTTCCAAAATTCGGACCTGATTATTCTGGCCGGTCGTCCCAGTATGGGGAAAACCGCATTTGCCCTTAATATCGCCAGAAATGTTGCGGTGGAAGCCAATATCCCCGTGGCGATATTTTCACTTGAAATGGCCAAGGAACAACTCTCCATGCGGATGCTGTGCACCGAGGCAAAAATTGATTCATCCCGTTTACGCAGCGGCTTTTTCGGTAAAAAAGACTGGGTCAAACTAACCGATGCCGCCGGCATCCTGGCCGATGCCCCCATTTTCATAGATGATTCGCCGGATATCTCGGTGGTTGAAATTCGGGCAAAGGCCCGCCGGCTCAAAATAGACAAAGACATCGGCCTGATTATTATCGATTACCTGCAGCTGATGAAGACGCGCGCCTCGGCTGAACGCAGAGATCTTGAAATTTCGGAGATCTCGCGATCCTTAAAAATACTGGCCAAGGAACTCAGCCTGCCGGTCATCGCCTTGTCCCAGCTCAACCGGAAGCTGGAGGAACGGCAGGACAAACGTCCCCTGCTTTCAGACCTAAGGGAATCCGGAGCCCTTGAACAGGACGCGGATGTGGTTGCGTTTATCTACCGTGACGAAGTTTACAATAAAGATGAAAACAACCCCAAAAAAGGAACCGCTGAAATCCTGCTGAAAAAACAGCGCAATGGGCCCATCGGCGATGTTAATATTAAATTTTTCGGGGCCTACACCCGTTTTGAAAATCTTACCACACGGGAATAA
- the rplI gene encoding 50S ribosomal protein L9, protein MKVILKETIDSLGIIGSEVVVAAGYARNYLLPQKKAVLATPENHRMLQQEKAKLNIQIAKERKIAEEMAKRLDGVVCKLQAKVSEEDRLYGSITTRDIAAALSAQDIQIEKRMILLGEPIKTLGSFKVPIRIYTDVEPEITVEITPE, encoded by the coding sequence ATGAAAGTAATTTTAAAAGAAACCATTGATTCCCTGGGAATCATCGGCAGCGAAGTCGTCGTTGCAGCCGGATACGCCCGAAACTATCTTTTGCCACAGAAAAAAGCGGTTCTTGCCACACCGGAAAATCACCGAATGCTGCAGCAGGAAAAAGCCAAGCTTAACATTCAAATCGCCAAGGAAAGAAAGATTGCCGAAGAAATGGCCAAGCGGCTGGATGGCGTTGTGTGTAAACTGCAGGCAAAGGTCAGCGAAGAGGACCGCCTGTACGGTTCGATAACGACCCGGGACATCGCCGCGGCTCTGTCTGCCCAGGATATTCAAATTGAAAAAAGAATGATCCTTCTGGGTGAACCCATCAAAACCCTCGGCTCATTCAAAGTACCGATCCGTATCTATACGGATGTAGAACCGGAAATCACCGTGGAAATCACACCGGAATAA
- a CDS encoding DUF2232 domain-containing protein, which yields MPQPNQGKVSRDILSGITITISIFAVSIYMPLLGLFCALFLPLPVLFYRSKLGRKNGGIVPAVTITAVVVVTGSLSFEAVFFAGLIILGFVLAELIEMNLTVEITIGFAAGSVLLIGMLALFFYSIGSQTGIYKLVSDYVLMNLEFSLAMYERMGMSDENVRLIAGSLKDIQYAIVRIIPGLAVASILFVSWMNLLMARLILIRKSLFFPGYGALNRWRSPDFLVWGVIGSGGLLLTGAKSFKMLGLNGLIILLTIYFFAGIAVVSFFFDKKRLPPMLRFFLYSLIALQQLFLLFVIGLGLFDTWLNFRKIETGRSISEDS from the coding sequence GTGCCTCAACCCAACCAGGGCAAAGTGTCAAGGGACATTCTGAGCGGTATAACAATTACCATCTCAATTTTCGCCGTTTCAATTTATATGCCGCTCCTGGGGTTGTTTTGTGCACTATTTCTCCCGCTGCCGGTCCTTTTTTACAGGTCCAAGCTCGGCCGTAAAAATGGTGGCATTGTTCCGGCAGTGACCATTACCGCCGTGGTCGTGGTTACCGGCAGCCTGTCCTTCGAAGCCGTGTTCTTTGCCGGACTGATCATCCTCGGGTTTGTTCTGGCCGAGCTGATCGAAATGAATCTGACGGTGGAAATAACCATCGGATTCGCAGCCGGCTCGGTTCTGCTGATCGGCATGCTGGCTTTGTTCTTTTACAGTATCGGATCCCAAACGGGGATCTATAAGCTGGTTTCAGATTATGTCCTTATGAATCTGGAATTTTCTCTGGCAATGTATGAGCGCATGGGCATGTCGGATGAAAATGTCCGTCTGATAGCCGGTTCTTTAAAAGATATTCAATACGCTATTGTAAGAATTATACCCGGGTTGGCTGTTGCTTCGATTCTGTTTGTTTCATGGATGAACCTGCTGATGGCCAGGCTGATCCTGATCCGCAAAAGCCTGTTTTTTCCCGGGTATGGCGCCCTTAACCGGTGGCGGTCGCCCGATTTTCTCGTGTGGGGCGTCATCGGGTCCGGTGGATTGTTGCTGACCGGGGCTAAATCGTTTAAAATGCTTGGCCTGAATGGGCTGATAATTCTGCTGACGATATATTTTTTTGCAGGGATTGCCGTTGTGTCATTTTTTTTTGATAAAAAGCGGCTTCCGCCCATGCTGAGATTTTTTTTATACAGCCTGATTGCCTTGCAACAACTGTTCCTGCTGTTTGTGATCGGGTTGGGTTTGTTCGATACCTGGCTAAATTTCAGAAAAATTGAAACCGGCCGGTCAATATCAGAAGACTCCTGA
- the rpsR gene encoding 30S ribosomal protein S18, with amino-acid sequence MAPPPIRKRANNDSGRKRKVYHRRKVCRFCADSKLEIDYKDARALKYFITERGKIIPRRISGTCAKHQRSLTVAIKRARTIALLPYVGTSEF; translated from the coding sequence ATGGCACCCCCACCCATCCGTAAACGCGCCAATAATGATAGCGGCCGTAAACGAAAAGTATATCATCGACGAAAAGTTTGCCGCTTTTGTGCAGACAGCAAGCTGGAAATTGACTACAAGGATGCAAGGGCATTAAAATATTTTATTACAGAGCGTGGTAAAATTATCCCCCGGCGAATATCGGGAACTTGTGCGAAACATCAACGTTCTCTGACAGTGGCGATTAAACGCGCCCGGACCATTGCGCTCCTGCCTTATGTAGGCACATCGGAATTTTAA
- the rpsF gene encoding 30S ribosomal protein S6 has protein sequence MRRYETIVIVNPDVGDEQREPVFDRVRELIPQQNGILVKIDNWGTKKLAYEIKKKVRGFYSRIDYCGSGPLVDEIERFFRIDDRVLKFMTIMQAEKVDPEHIQEEIAKAAALEESASRTAEAKAAALEESASQAAEAKPASSPVETAEVEAKPTDPAPAPAENNKEES, from the coding sequence ATGCGTAGATATGAGACGATTGTGATTGTGAATCCCGATGTTGGGGATGAACAGCGAGAGCCTGTCTTTGACAGGGTCAGGGAACTGATCCCGCAACAAAACGGAATCCTGGTCAAGATTGACAACTGGGGAACCAAAAAGCTCGCTTACGAAATCAAGAAAAAGGTGCGTGGATTCTACTCCCGTATTGACTACTGCGGTTCCGGCCCCCTTGTTGATGAAATCGAGCGGTTTTTTAGAATCGATGACAGGGTTTTAAAATTTATGACGATCATGCAGGCAGAAAAGGTTGACCCCGAGCACATCCAGGAAGAAATAGCCAAGGCTGCCGCTCTGGAAGAATCGGCGTCACGGACGGCCGAGGCCAAGGCTGCCGCCCTTGAAGAATCGGCGTCTCAGGCGGCCGAAGCCAAGCCTGCGTCATCCCCTGTCGAAACTGCCGAAGTCGAAGCGAAACCGACCGATCCGGCGCCAGCCCCGGCTGAAAACAACAAGGAGGAATCCTAA
- a CDS encoding RNA 2'-phosphotransferase, translated as MTLRRDPKHLSKLLAYMLGRQPDEFGLVPDGDGFIKVKELLQVISEEDGWRYVRRQHLAEILLTVPDPAIEIKTDTIRAKNRTQLPRPTPAQNLPKLLFTCVRRKAHAVVLEKGVFPMGHSRVVLSSSSDMAVRMGKRKDPMPVLLTVIVPKMLDRGSVFHQLGQTLFLTETVPFDCFTSPPVAKQRPKPLKEAIVAEIYPHKSAGTFLLDLPGPKPPGPHFRDKQRKKDIAWKKDRKNQKKRKDKMWPDL; from the coding sequence GTGACGCTGCGCAGGGACCCAAAACATCTCTCTAAGCTCTTGGCGTACATGCTGGGACGCCAGCCGGATGAATTCGGTCTGGTGCCGGATGGAGACGGCTTCATTAAGGTCAAGGAACTGCTTCAGGTAATCAGCGAAGAAGACGGCTGGCGATATGTCCGCCGTCAGCATCTTGCTGAAATTCTTTTAACAGTCCCGGACCCGGCCATCGAAATAAAGACAGATACCATCCGTGCCAAAAACCGCACGCAACTTCCCCGGCCAACGCCTGCTCAAAACCTTCCGAAACTTCTCTTTACCTGTGTCCGTCGAAAAGCGCATGCGGTTGTCCTGGAAAAAGGCGTTTTTCCAATGGGACACTCCCGGGTCGTACTGTCTTCCAGCAGCGATATGGCTGTGCGAATGGGAAAGCGTAAAGACCCCATGCCGGTCCTGCTGACGGTAATCGTCCCGAAAATGTTGGACAGGGGGTCTGTTTTTCATCAACTTGGCCAGACACTCTTTCTGACGGAAACCGTCCCGTTCGATTGCTTCACCAGCCCCCCCGTGGCCAAACAAAGGCCGAAACCGCTAAAAGAGGCGATTGTAGCGGAAATATATCCGCACAAATCTGCCGGCACTTTCCTGCTGGATTTGCCCGGCCCAAAGCCTCCTGGGCCGCATTTTCGCGACAAACAAAGAAAAAAGGACATCGCCTGGAAAAAAGACCGCAAAAACCAGAAAAAAAGAAAGGATAAAATGTGGCCGGACCTATAA
- the hemL gene encoding glutamate-1-semialdehyde 2,1-aminomutase, whose amino-acid sequence MLKTETSNKLFKKATEIIPGGVNSPVRACRSVGTEPIFIDRAQGSWLYDVDGNRYIDYIGSWGPMILGHRHPQVLEAIASVLKRGTSFGAPTDLEIQLAQLVIEAVPSIEMVRMVNSGTEATMSAIRLARGVTGREQIVKFDGCYHGHADSLMVEAGSGVATLGIPGSPGVPAAFVASTLSLPYNDIDCVKSVFAAQGEKIACVIVEPVAGNMGLVSPAPGFLETLRDLTVRANSILIFDEVMTGFRVAYGGAQSLYGISPDITCLGKIIGGGMPVGAYGGKREVMEHVAPQGPVYQAGTLSGNPVAMAAGIATLKELQKSDFYKALEKKSVRLSDGLAGAAQKAGIPVAIDRVGSMLGLFFTKPPVRSFKDAKTSNLDQFKAYYKGMLQEGIYLAPSQFEALFVSAAHTAEDIDATVAAAAKVLAGIDR is encoded by the coding sequence ATGCTGAAGACTGAAACTTCCAACAAACTTTTTAAAAAGGCAACGGAAATCATTCCCGGTGGTGTTAACAGTCCGGTGCGGGCCTGTCGGTCGGTGGGAACCGAGCCTATTTTTATTGATCGTGCCCAGGGCAGTTGGCTGTATGATGTGGACGGGAACCGTTATATCGATTACATCGGCTCATGGGGGCCCATGATTCTCGGCCACCGCCATCCGCAAGTCCTGGAGGCCATCGCCTCGGTTCTTAAACGCGGGACCAGCTTTGGGGCGCCGACCGACCTTGAAATCCAATTGGCGCAACTGGTCATTGAGGCCGTTCCCTCTATTGAAATGGTCCGGATGGTGAATTCCGGTACAGAAGCAACCATGAGCGCCATTCGGCTGGCACGGGGCGTTACCGGTCGGGAACAGATTGTGAAGTTTGACGGCTGCTATCATGGACATGCCGATTCGCTCATGGTTGAGGCGGGGTCCGGCGTCGCCACACTGGGAATTCCCGGGAGTCCCGGTGTGCCGGCGGCCTTTGTTGCAAGCACGCTGTCATTGCCGTATAACGACATTGATTGTGTAAAGTCCGTCTTTGCGGCTCAGGGTGAAAAGATTGCCTGCGTCATTGTGGAGCCGGTGGCGGGAAACATGGGACTGGTTTCCCCCGCCCCCGGTTTTCTGGAAACCTTGAGGGATCTGACCGTCCGCGCCAACAGCATTTTGATATTCGACGAGGTCATGACCGGGTTTCGGGTGGCGTACGGGGGCGCCCAGTCTTTGTATGGAATCAGCCCTGACATTACCTGCCTGGGAAAAATTATCGGCGGCGGGATGCCGGTGGGCGCTTACGGCGGAAAACGCGAGGTCATGGAACATGTGGCTCCCCAGGGGCCGGTATATCAGGCCGGGACGCTCTCCGGCAACCCGGTTGCCATGGCAGCGGGTATAGCCACCCTGAAGGAGTTGCAAAAGTCCGATTTCTACAAGGCGCTGGAAAAAAAATCCGTGCGCCTGTCCGACGGCCTGGCCGGGGCAGCCCAAAAGGCAGGGATTCCGGTGGCCATCGACAGGGTCGGCTCCATGCTGGGCCTTTTTTTTACAAAGCCGCCGGTGCGAAGTTTTAAAGATGCCAAAACCAGCAATTTAGATCAATTCAAGGCGTATTATAAGGGGATGCTGCAGGAGGGGATTTACCTGGCGCCTTCTCAATTTGAAGCGCTGTTTGTTTCGGCCGCACATACGGCTGAAGATATTGATGCGACTGTGGCGGCTGCCGCGAAGGTGCTGGCCGGGATCGACCGATAG
- a CDS encoding M23 family metallopeptidase, giving the protein MSKKITVFVFREHSARLQSLSVSTNRIVSLLCLLAAGLAVMTAYAIDYGNLKEAHGTAFNMRHKLTLQSDEISRQRRQIQFFASEINRLKSAVLAFDQFEKKIRIISNIEATPGSGSLFGIGGPIPADMEINVPVDESHDDLLREMHTQLKQVDEATMAQRKGFMALLDYLEDQRSLLSSTPSIWPTDGWISSGFGYRNSPFTGLREFHKGIDIAAVNGQAIFATGDGLITFAGPKGSMGKMIVIDHGHGMTTRYGHLKTLSKKQGNNLKRGEGIGFIGTSGRTTGPHLHYEVLVNGIPVKPRAYILD; this is encoded by the coding sequence ATGTCCAAAAAAATTACCGTATTTGTATTCCGCGAACACAGCGCACGCCTCCAGTCGCTTTCGGTTTCCACAAACCGGATCGTGTCTCTGCTGTGCCTCCTGGCAGCCGGGTTGGCGGTTATGACCGCTTATGCCATTGATTATGGAAATCTCAAAGAGGCTCACGGCACCGCTTTTAATATGCGGCACAAACTAACGCTTCAATCGGATGAAATATCCCGCCAGCGACGCCAGATTCAATTTTTTGCAAGTGAAATAAACAGGTTAAAATCTGCCGTCTTGGCGTTTGATCAGTTTGAAAAAAAAATAAGAATCATTTCCAACATAGAAGCAACGCCCGGATCAGGCAGCCTGTTCGGCATTGGCGGCCCGATCCCGGCCGATATGGAGATAAATGTTCCCGTTGATGAAAGCCATGATGATTTACTGCGTGAAATGCACACGCAACTCAAACAGGTGGATGAAGCCACCATGGCCCAACGCAAGGGGTTTATGGCATTGCTGGACTATCTGGAAGACCAACGCAGTCTGCTGTCCTCGACCCCTTCCATATGGCCCACCGATGGGTGGATATCTTCCGGATTCGGATACCGCAACTCGCCCTTTACCGGCTTGCGTGAATTTCACAAAGGAATCGATATTGCCGCTGTAAACGGCCAGGCAATCTTTGCAACGGGTGACGGCCTCATAACCTTTGCCGGCCCCAAGGGGAGCATGGGTAAAATGATCGTTATTGACCACGGTCATGGAATGACCACCCGTTATGGCCACCTGAAGACGTTGTCAAAAAAACAGGGGAACAACTTAAAAAGAGGAGAAGGTATCGGTTTTATTGGTACTTCCGGAAGAACAACGGGACCGCATCTGCATTACGAGGTCCTTGTAAACGGCATCCCGGTTAAACCAAGGGCATACATTCTGGATTAA
- a CDS encoding sigma-54-dependent Fis family transcriptional regulator: MASSTLKAKGPITQLKEISSWVSSIQDLDRLLELILQSASRMMHAKASSLLLLDQQTRKLYFKAATGEKKDEVKAFKLNIGQGIAGYVAAKGKPLLISDVRKDPRWYKQISESLGVETRSIACVPMKMDGDTIGVVQIIDKTDGSAIQKTDMKILKEFADLAALAIGNAKKIEQVKNENVDLKEELGFKFQLVGTSSAFRNVISDAFKVANSKSSALILGESGTGKELLARLIHGAGPRKDKPLIIINCAALPETLLEDELFGHEKGAFTGATSRKIGKFELADKGTIFLDEIAEMSPGMQAKLLRVLQEGRFYRLGGNTPIAVDVRVISATNKILDEEVAAGRFRDDLYYRLHVVQINMPSLRDRMEDIPLLSEYFLDIFKQESGSTYLTISKEAMEKLFLYHWPGNIRELRNVLERAVVMGDGKKILPQDLPFSVSEPAGTCLQVGLTLEEAVNNFKKEFIALNLKHTEGNRSRAAQIMNIQRTYLSRLISKYSLS; this comes from the coding sequence ATGGCATCATCAACGCTGAAAGCTAAGGGGCCCATCACACAGCTGAAAGAAATCTCATCGTGGGTATCTTCGATACAGGACCTGGACCGTCTGCTGGAGCTGATCCTGCAGTCAGCCAGCCGGATGATGCACGCCAAGGCGAGTTCCCTGCTGCTGCTGGATCAACAGACCCGCAAACTTTATTTTAAGGCTGCCACCGGTGAAAAAAAGGATGAGGTCAAGGCCTTTAAGCTGAACATCGGGCAGGGAATTGCCGGTTATGTTGCCGCCAAGGGAAAACCGCTTCTGATATCGGACGTCCGCAAGGATCCGCGCTGGTATAAGCAAATAAGCGAGTCCCTTGGGGTTGAAACCCGCTCCATTGCCTGTGTACCCATGAAGATGGATGGCGACACCATCGGTGTGGTCCAGATTATCGATAAGACAGACGGCAGTGCCATTCAAAAAACCGACATGAAAATACTGAAAGAATTTGCCGATCTGGCTGCCCTGGCCATCGGCAATGCCAAGAAAATCGAACAGGTTAAAAATGAAAACGTCGATCTGAAAGAAGAACTCGGCTTTAAATTCCAGCTTGTCGGCACAAGCTCGGCCTTTAGAAATGTTATTTCCGATGCCTTTAAAGTCGCCAACTCAAAATCCAGCGCCCTGATTCTGGGAGAAAGCGGAACCGGCAAGGAGCTGTTGGCGCGCTTGATTCACGGCGCCGGACCGCGCAAAGATAAGCCGTTGATTATTATAAATTGTGCCGCTCTGCCGGAAACCCTGCTGGAAGATGAACTTTTCGGTCATGAAAAAGGCGCTTTTACCGGGGCTACCAGCCGCAAAATCGGCAAATTTGAACTGGCCGACAAGGGCACCATTTTTCTGGATGAAATCGCTGAAATGAGCCCGGGAATGCAGGCGAAACTGCTGCGGGTTCTGCAGGAGGGCCGCTTCTACCGCCTGGGTGGAAATACGCCCATTGCCGTGGATGTCAGGGTCATCTCCGCAACCAATAAAATACTGGACGAGGAGGTTGCCGCCGGCCGCTTCAGAGATGATTTATACTATCGTCTGCACGTGGTCCAGATCAACATGCCGTCCTTAAGAGATCGCATGGAAGACATCCCGCTGTTGTCCGAATATTTTCTGGACATCTTCAAGCAGGAATCCGGCAGCACGTATCTGACCATATCAAAAGAGGCCATGGAAAAACTGTTTCTCTATCACTGGCCCGGCAATATCAGGGAGCTGCGCAATGTTCTGGAACGGGCGGTTGTCATGGGAGACGGCAAGAAGATTTTACCACAGGATCTGCCTTTTTCCGTATCAGAACCGGCGGGCACCTGCCTACAGGTCGGATTGACACTGGAGGAGGCCGTCAATAATTTCAAAAAGGAATTCATTGCCCTGAACCTCAAGCACACCGAAGGCAACCGCAGCCGGGCCGCTCAAATAATGAATATCCAGCGGACATACCTTTCGCGCCTGATATCAAAATATAGCCTTTCCTGA